One part of the Corynebacterium sp. CNCTC7651 genome encodes these proteins:
- a CDS encoding SdpI family protein, producing MSPFATMTTLNVVLGILFILAAVAFIAIGAVAAAGKLPGNSVVGLRVPEVRKHESTWVQAHKVVGPFWILTGVALAIGAAFSFIAHGWVWVAPVIALVAAVVSLSVGGNFGARAAALVDDAIQAQESEKETATPAQPQVNLDALRKAAGKADEQRGA from the coding sequence ATGTCCCCGTTTGCAACCATGACCACGCTCAACGTCGTGCTGGGCATCCTCTTCATCCTCGCCGCAGTGGCGTTTATCGCCATCGGGGCGGTGGCCGCCGCCGGCAAGCTACCCGGCAACTCCGTGGTTGGCCTGCGGGTGCCGGAGGTGCGCAAGCACGAATCCACGTGGGTGCAGGCGCACAAGGTGGTGGGCCCGTTCTGGATCCTCACCGGCGTGGCCCTGGCCATCGGCGCCGCGTTCAGCTTCATCGCGCACGGCTGGGTGTGGGTGGCGCCCGTCATCGCACTGGTTGCGGCCGTGGTTTCCCTCTCCGTGGGCGGCAACTTCGGGGCACGGGCTGCAGCGCTTGTCGACGACGCAATTCAAGCCCAAGAGTCCGAGAAAGAAACCGCGACGCCAGCCCAGCCGCAGGTGAACTTGGACGCGCTGCGCAAGGCGGCCGGCAAAGCGGATGAGCAGCGGGGTGCCTAA